Proteins from a genomic interval of Oncorhynchus nerka isolate Pitt River linkage group LG13, Oner_Uvic_2.0, whole genome shotgun sequence:
- the LOC115139877 gene encoding collagen alpha-1(I) chain-like produces the protein MGSRDLKDPGVLEVTLGLREQKESLGPAGKSGQDGSPGTPSGKGFTGKVGMQGPQGPVGMYGEPGVRGPAGIPGVRGPAGIPGVRGPAGIPGVRGTAGIPGKSGPPVTVLQGLKATHGERGPNGPQGREGETGPNGIQGSSGPPGLPGLEGKTGKPGPSGNQGLVGAQGSAGPIGFPGTPGMDGVMGQVGEKGEQGAAVPVGDSGPSGLDGQQVGSSGSWVSVLRCTHPPSI, from the exons ATGGGAAGTCGGGACCTAAAGGACCCAGG GGTTTTAGAGGTCACGTTGGGACTGAGGGAGCAGAAGGAAAGCCTG GGTCCTGCAGGAAAGTCCGGACAAGACGGCAGTCCTGGGACACCTAGTGGTAAA ggCTTCACAGGGAAAGTTGGCATGCAGGGTCCCCAAGGGCCAGTGGGCATGTAT GGAGAACCTGGTGTGAGAGGCCCCGCCGGTATCCCTGGTGTGAGAGGCCCCGCCGGTATCCCTGGTGTGAGAGGCCCCGCCGGTATCCCTGGTGTGAGAGGCACCGCCGGTATCCCTGGGAAGAGTGGACCGCCGGTAA CTGTCTTACAGGGATTGAAGGCAACTCATGGCGAGAGAGGGCCAAATGGACCTCAG GGCCGTGAAGGAGAGACTGGACCCAATGGCATACAGGGATCATCC GGTCCTCCAGGCCTCCCAGGGCTGGAGGGCAAGACAGGGAAGCCAGGCCCTTCAGGAAACCAGGGGCTTGTGGGGGCACAGGGGTCAGCTGGGCCCATCGGGTTTCCA GGTACTCCTGGGATGGATGGTGTGATGGGGCAGGTTGGAGAAAAAGGAGAACAG GGAGCAGCAGTGCCTGTTGGGGACAGTGGGCCATCTGGACTGGACGGACAGCAGGTGGGCAGCAGTGGATCCTGGGTGTCTGTTCTTAGATGTACCCATCCACCTTCAATATGA